The window GTTTGCTAAAGTGTGTAAGCCAAAAGGATCAGAGATATGACTCAAAACATTCTGTGAAAACTGTAAAACACCCAGACTCAGTTATGGTTTCGGGAGCATTTTCTTATCATGGCGTTGGCAATTTAGGGTTTTTAAAAGGGAAAGTCTGTGAACAGTGAGCGGTACTTAGAACTATTGTATGACAATTTAGAGGAGTGCTACAAGTGTAAGGCAGAATATTTTGTCCAGGATGGGGCTCCCTGCCACACAAGCAAACAAGTAAAAGAGTGGCTTGAAAATTGTGCTCTGGACAATATCAAGGACTGGCCTGCCAACAGTCCTGATCTTAATCCAGTGGAAAACTTGTGGTCTGTTATGAAAAACGAGATCAAGAAAGAGGACACCAGTTCATTGCAAAAACTGAAAGCAATGATGCAATGTTGCTTTCAATCTGTACCAGCTATTATGGTTAAAAATAAATTCTTGACTCCTGAAACAGTAGTACAGATCTTTGGTCTACACAAGGCTGGATGCCAAGTTAAGTAAACTGTCAAGTAAGTTGGCTTTAAGGATTCTGAGGATCTGAGTGAGGTGCCTCAAAGAACTTTACCCAAGAATTTGATGGTTcttagcccgtccgctgcgatttgaGCAGATATGGCTttcaccggtagcctggtaacataaactcccaggtctttctctgcctctgtagtggatagtggagtgtttcccatgtggtattggtatgctggatatcccctcccaaggcttattatgtcctctctctaTCCTGTGACAGACACACTGGGTCTTTATTTACATTCTGCTCACTCTTCTTCGTCTATCCTTACTGTGGTACGGAAGCCTTGCAGTCCAGAAATGAGGTCAGTTTTTGTGGGTGGTGCCAAATGCATATGAACTCTTGAATAAACGTTGTTGGGCAGCATCAGGTTTTGTAGAATGGCTGCAGCTGAAGTCCTGCTGATGAGACATAACATGAAAAATCGAGAAGACAatagttattatcattatgatcAGTGGCTGTTTCCTGCAGACAAAGTGGAGTCAAAAAAAGCTTAATGATCATGATTAGCATTCTGGTTGAAGTTAAAAATAACCTAGGTAAATCTCTCTTTGTCCCTTTTAGTTGTCTCTTGCACTGTGTAATAATGAGCCATGTAATCTTAACTCCCTAAGCTCAAGgagtaattatcatcatcatttcatttaccgtccgttttcactcttcctgagcagttggacgttttatggctctcctccattctactctgtctccTGCCTGATGCTcgtccaatcccatcaatgccaagtcttcctgtatacaccttctccacattttcctaggtctaccaattggtgtccttccttctacctctaatctctccaaactcccagcactgtatccttccctgctctctttacacGTCCAGACCATCAAGGGGTAATATTAACAACAATCAAGTAGATACAACATAGAGCTCCTCCCACCCAaatctcttctcattccttttagTTAACTCATGACACAGAAAACCATGTAATCTTAACTTTCAAGACTCAAAGAGCAATATCAGTAACAGTCAAGTGGGAAGAGACTCACATCAActactatttccaaagcccaaaagGAAGATCAGTCGGGCTCTTATGAGTGgtatttcaggttcatggtacagaagaagggtcagactcaacgttaccagattgttgtactcagcctcttatatttgccgACTTCCAACCAGAAACTGTCATCCCCACCCCTATAACGAGATTTGATCATAGATATCATTAAAATCAGTAATCATTGGTGTTTGTGATGGTCATGAGTCAGAAACCAGAAAATACGATGTCATGGGTTCGATAATCTGCCATCGCTTGTCAGACTACTGGTAAGGTCATAAAGCCACCCCAGTAAAGGCCCAAAACACCTTCGAAAGCTGTGTCGATTATATGTGCTGGGccgccttaacccggtagcagcggagatcatgtttcataatggtccctccaagcaagaaaaatgagaaaaaatcacccctcacacaaaccatttcataatatatatcaaagcatttgtgatcagtttatgtatcatctattttgggggggttatatcatggcacatatttggcccgtcgctgctactgggttaatgtttACAAatatggcgggcttttttttcattacagttTCCTTTTTCTTGAACTTTTTCCTctactggtaaaaaaaaaaaaaaaaaaaaaaatcccctcatCCTCGGCAGCCCGGCGGTGGAGTTCTGTGGCTACACCGTCCCCCACCCCATGGAGAAGAAGATCCACGTGCGGGTGCAGACCAGTGACACGCCGGCCCTGCAGGTTCTCCTCCAGGCCCTCAAAGACCTGAAGAAGCAGAATGAGGAGGTCAAGAAGAAGATTGAGGTGAGTGATGGATTGGATCTGTCTGGCGTTCACACCAAATGAATCAGTCGCTGAGTTGATGAACAGTCTTGGTGGCTATGTGACTCTCCATTTATGAGGacatttgtgttttgtgttaggCCTATGCTTAATTTTTTTAAGTGTGCTAGTATATCCTTACTACcttacttttcattttatttattgttattattttgagTCGGTTATTTTGCTTCAGAAGTTTAATTTTTCAGTAAACAGTGGAACCTCGGGAAATAAGACACCATGGGGCCAAAGAAGGATAGTGATCGCagcaaagtgaaaagaaaaaagaacagaatcATGgtagaggtgaagaaagaaatcATTGCCAAACATGAAAATGGCGTTCGTCTTGCTGATCTTGCTGCTCAGTTTGGCATGGCAAAATCAACAATCTGTACCATTCTAAAAAATAAAGAGACGTTCAAGGGAGCCAATGTTGCAAGAGGAGTGACAGTTCTTAGTAAAAGATCACAGACGATTGAAGAAGTGGAGAAAATGCTGCTGATTTGGATAAATAAAAAACTGTTAGCTGGTGAGAGTGTTACTGAGGCCATCATTTGTGAACAAGCAAGGCAACTGCATGATGACCTGGTAAAAAAATGCCCTGGTACAAGTGCTGATACTGATGTTTTCAAAGCTAGCAGAAGCTGGTTTAACAATTTTAAGAAAAGAAGTGGCAGACTTAGTGAGGCCAGGCACGGGGAGGCCGTGAGTGCGAACCAAAGAGTTGCTGAGGGATTTCTTCCCCAGCAAGTGTTTAATTGCAATGAAACTGGTCTGTTCTGGAAAAGAATGCCAAAGAGGACACACATCACCCAAGAGGAGGAAGCATTGCCAGGACACCAGCCAATGAAGGACAGACTGACTCTTTTGCTGTGTGGAAACGCAAGTGGGGACTTCAAGGTCAAGCCATTACTTGTGTACCACTCGGATAATCCGAGGGTGTTTAAGAAAAACAATGTGATAAGAAGTAAATTGCCTGTTATGTGGAGAGCTAATTGTAAGGCTCGGGTAACTAGGCAATTTTTTATGGAGTGGGTCCATGAAGTCTTTGCCCCAAGTGTGAAGAAATACTTGCAAGACAACAGTTTGCCGCTGAAGTGCCTCCTGGTGATGGATGATGCACCTGCTCACCCTCCAGgcttggtggatgagtgggtggaggAGTTAGATTTCATCACAGTGAAGTTCCTGCCTCCTTACACTGCTCCTCTAATCCAGCCCTTGGATCAGCAGGTCATTTCAAACTTTAAGAAGCTTTACACCAAAGCACTTTTTCAAAGGTGTTTTGAGGTAACCTTTGACACAGAATTAACACTCAGGGACGTCTGGAAACATCATTTTAATATTCTTCATTGCTTAATGCTCATTGACAAAGCCTGGCAGCAAGTGACTTACAGGTCCGTGAATTCGGCCTGGAGGATATTGTGGTCGGATTGTGTTGCAGGCTCTGACACTAAGGATTTTGTTGTTATCGATGATATTGTGTCTCTAGGTAAAGACATGGGCTTGGAAGTTAACAGAGAAGACGTGGAGGAGTTACTAGAAGGGCACAAAAATGAGCTCAGCGTGGAAGAAATGGAACAACTTCAGAAGCATCAGCAAGAGGCCATTTTGGAGGAAATgtcatcggaggaggaggaaggaagggaggatgtccCTAGTTCTTTGATCCGCAAAATTTGTGCAACATGGGGTGAGGTGCAGAGTTTTGTGGAGCGACATCACCCTGATATAGCAGTAGCAGGCCGCAGCATAAACACTTTCAATGACATTGCCATGTCTCACTTCAGAAACATTTTAAaatgtagacaaaaaaaaaatacattggacAAATTTTTAGTAGGACAGAGGCCCAGTGAGTCCCAAGCAGAGTGGAGTGGTGCTAagggacagaaaagagaaaaggaagaaaccccAGAAAGACAGTTACCTGATTGGTTTTATGGAAGGGGATTCCCCTCACAAATAAtaacatctcttccctttcccatcctcacCACCTTCCACTCACGCCGTCAACTCTCCTCCGTGCGGGTACGGTGAAATTGAATTCAGTTTTCATCTATATTTTATAGATCTGTTTAGTATTGTATTTATCTTTTTGCATTAGATTTAatgattttcatttgttttgtgttatgaacTTGTGCACAAAGTACTGTTGTGAAAATGTAAGCAATCATCCGGGGTCCATTTACATTGATTCCTCTGGGGAAAACAGCTTTGGTTTACGAGCCTTTTGGGTGACAAACGGCCTCCAGGAACCAATTAAAATTTGTGAACTGAGGTTCCACTGTATCTTGTTAGTTTCATTTATTAGGTGTAGATCTGgacattttcttactttttctctttatcctggTGGAATGTTTTATTTGAATGTATTTTGAATGTTTGTACCATAGCTGCTGCTATTCTGATTACATTCTGTGCCTTGTATCTTTTTAAGGATCAGTGTATCAAAATTGGATTTCAAATATATGCTATGATCAATAAACTTCCACAAAGTGTGCACACAAGCAGTCATGTCAGTGACTTAACATGACTCCTCATGGAAACAGTTTATGGAAGAGTCCATACTAAATAATGTCTCCATTCATGGACAGTTACATAGTCAAGACTCACTGTGAATCTACTTGATGTAATTGGGGACATTCTAATTGGAATTTTGGCAGGGGCAGCACTGTGCCACCCAGTCCCTCTGTGTAAAGTAGACGGAAATGCAACGCCTCTCAGCTGTCCTCTAAAAGGGGTGTGAGGGAAGTACTGCAGTATTTCATGAAGataattcaaataattttatatGACAGTATAGCAGTGAGGAAAGCATTTTTCGCCTTGCTTTATTTCTTTAAAAACAAAGGCATTGTTGGGAAAACCTGGCCACTCCAGCTGCTTCTCACCACCCATTTGCCAGGCCCAAAGAAAGGTAAGTACAATCAGGCTTCCGGTCATATGCCTTCCatgataatgtaaataagtgAGTTTTAACGGAGTCGGTTTCATTTTTGCCGAAACTACCTTCAAACTTCCACCCATTTACAACATTAGCATGGACGGCATACCACTGTAGACCTAATTTTACCCACCTTCCTTTGGGCATGATAATGGGTGACAGGAACCAGCTGGGGTGGCCAA of the Eriocheir sinensis breed Jianghai 21 chromosome 24, ASM2467909v1, whole genome shotgun sequence genome contains:
- the LOC127002700 gene encoding tigger transposable element-derived protein 1-like isoform X2; translated protein: MGPKKDSDRSKVKRKKNRIMVEVKKEIIAKHENGVRLADLAAQFGMAKSTICTILKNKETFKGANVARGVTVLSKRSQTIEEVEKMLLIWINKKLLAGESVTEAIICEQARQLHDDLVKKCPGTSADTDVFKASRSWFNNFKKRSGRLSEARHGEAVSANQRVAEGFLPQQVFNCNETGLFWKRMPKRTHITQEEEALPGHQPMKDRLTLLLCGNASGDFKVKPLLVYHSDNPRVFKKNNVIRSKLPVMWRANCKARVTRQFFMEWVHEVFAPSVKKYLQDNSLPLKCLLVMDDAPAHPPGLVDEWVEELDFITVKFLPPYTAPLIQPLDQQVISNFKKLYTKALFQRCFEVTFDTELTLRDVWKHHFNILHCLMLIDKAWQQVTYRSVNSAWRILWSDCVAGSDTKDFVVIDDIVSLGKDMGLEVNREDVEELLEGHKNELSVEEMEQLQKHQQEAILEEMSSEEEEGREDVPSSLIRKICATWGEVQSFVERHHPDIAVAGRSINTFNDIAMSHFRNILKCRQKKNTLDKFLVGQRPSESQAEWSGAKGQKREKEETPERQLPDWFYGRGFPSQIITSLPFPILTTFHSRRQLSSEAVQRYREAHPPPDTEAD
- the LOC127002700 gene encoding tigger transposable element-derived protein 1-like isoform X1, which gives rise to MGPKKDSDRSKVKRKKNRIMVEVKKEIIAKHENGVRLADLAAQFGMAKSTICTILKNKETFKGANVARGVTVLSKRSQTIEEVEKMLLIWINKKLLAGESVTEAIICEQARQLHDDLVKKCPGTSADTDVFKASRSWFNNFKKRSGRLSEARHGEAVSANQRVAEGFLPQQVFNCNETGLFWKRMPKRTHITQEEEALPGHQPMKDRLTLLLCGNASGDFKVKPLLVYHSDNPRVFKKNNVIRSKLPVMWRANCKARVTRQFFMEWVHEVFAPSVKKYLQDNSLPLKCLLVMDDAPAHPPGLVDEWVEELDFITVKFLPPYTAPLIQPLDQQVISNFKKLYTKALFQRCFEVTFDTELTLRDVWKHHFNILHCLMLIDKAWQQVTYRSVNSAWRILWSDCVAGSDTKDFVVIDDIVSLGKDMGLEVNREDVEELLEGHKNELSVEEMEQLQKHQQEAILEEMSSEEEEGREDVPSSLIRKICATWGEVQSFVERHHPDIAVAGRSINTFNDIAMSHFRNILKCRQKKNTLDKFLVGQRPSESQAEWSGAKGQKREKEETPERQLPDWFYGRGFPSQIITSLPFPILTTFHSRRQLSSVREAVQRYREAHPPPDTEAD